One window from the genome of Salvia miltiorrhiza cultivar Shanhuang (shh) chromosome 7, IMPLAD_Smil_shh, whole genome shotgun sequence encodes:
- the LOC130994847 gene encoding protein NRT1/ PTR FAMILY 1.2-like — MEDQMKKKKETEVEEPLLESAQEKGGFRTLPFIIGNEALEKMATFGLSPNMTLYLINEYHMQMTTAANVLFMWSAATNFMPIVGAVIADSYLGRFHTIGSGSIVCLVGIILLWSTAVIPQARPPPCDQSSIVCSPPMTFQFLYLCLSLGLISIGAGGVNSSSLAFGADQLEKKGFHNNPSVKQRYFGWYYASFTLSVLIALTCVVYIQENLGWGVGFAVPGVLMLVAVISFFLASPFYVRFKSSSNLIMGFAQVAVASFRNRHLKLSDSTSDLYHCRDGFGLMIPSEKLRFLNKACVVRDVGKELTPDGRAANPWRLCTVERVEELKALLRVIPIWSSGMIMSINLCQSTFPVLQAVSMDREITSGFEIPAASLSMFAVVAVILWVVLYDRVFLPLASRVMGRPVRVSARRRMAIGIFLSFLAMIVSAAVEAIRRSVAIETGKLNHPQAVMAMSALWLVPQNFLTGFAEASNAIAQNEFYFSELPRSMSSIASTLLGIGMCLANILASSIMNTVDYLSRQGGGESWISSNINKGHYDYYYLVLAGLSMANMLYFLGCSAAFGPSTEEGKLPEEEENGL, encoded by the exons ATGGAAGAtcagatgaagaagaagaaggaaacgGAGGTGGAAGAGCCTCTCTTGGAGAGTGCTCAAGAAAAGGGCGGTTTTAGGACTCTCCCCTTCATAATTG GAAATGAGGCACTGGAGAAGATGGCAACTTTCGGGCTGTCACCAAACATGACTCTGTATTTGATCAATGAGTATCATATGCAGATGACAACTGCGGCGAATGTGTTGTTCATGTGGTCGGCTGCCACGAATTTCATGCCGATTGTTGGAGCTGTGATTGCTGATTCATACTTGGGCAGGTTTCATACAATTGGATCTGGATCCATTGTCTGTCTCGTG GGGATAATTCTTCTATGGTCGACAGCGGTAATCCCACAAGCGAGGCCTCCACCATGTGATCAGTCAAGCATCGTCTGCAGCCCTCCGATGACCTTCCAGTTTCTGTACCTATGCCTCTCGTTAGGACTGATTTCTATCGGGGCAGGAGGAGTCAATTCGTCTTCCTTGGCCTTTGGCGCTGATCAGTTGGAAAAGAAAGGTTTCCATAATAACCCCAGTGTCAAACAGAGATACTTCGGCTGGTACTACGCTTCTTTCACACTATCTGTCCTCATCGCCCTAACTTGTGTCGTCTATATTCAAGAAAACTTGGGATGGGGAGTCGGTTTTGCAGTTCCCGGTGTGCTCATGCTGGTTGCTGTCATCTCGTTCTTTCTGGCCTCCCCCTTTTACGTCAGATTCAAGAGCAGCTCGAATTTgatcatgggcttcgctcaagtGGCCGTTGCTTCTTTTAGAAACCGGCATCTCAAGTTGTCGGACAGCACGAGCGATCTATATCACTGCAGGGACGGCTTTGGGCTTATGATCCCGAGTGAAAAGCTAAG GTTTCTCAATAAGGCTTGCGTTGTAAGAGATGTCGGGAAAGAGCTGACCCCTGACGGGAGAGCTGCAAATCCATGGCGGCTTTGCACAGTCGAGCGAGTAGAGGAGCTCAAGGCGCTACTGAGAGTCATCCCGATATGGTCTTCGGGGATGATCATGTCGATAAACCTGTGCCAAAGCACTTTTCCGGTGCTCCAAGCAGTTTCGATGGACCGGGAGATAACTTCGGGTTTTGAGATCCCGGCAGCCTCGTTGAGCATGTTCGCGGTCGTAGCCGTGATACTATGGGTGGTCCTCTACGACCGCGTGTTTCTTCCCCTAGCCTCCCGGGTCATGGGGCGGCCGGTCCGTGTGAGTGCTAGACGAAGAATGGCGATAGGGATCTTCCTTTCGTTCCTAGCAATGATCGTCTCGGCCGCAGTAGAGGCCATCCGTAGATCCGTCGCCATCGAGACGGGCAAATTGAACCACCCGCAGGCTGTCATGGCCATGTCAGCGCTGTGGCTCGTCCCGCAGAACTTCCTCACGGGGTTCGCTGAGGCGTCCAATGCTATTGCGCAGAACGAGTTCTACTTCTCCGAGCTCCCGAGGAGCATGTCGAGCATAGCCTCCACGCTTCTCGGGATCGGGATGTGCCTGGCGAATATCCTTGCGAGCTCGATAATGAACACGGTCGACTACTTGTCTAGGCAAGGCGGGGGCGAGAGCTGGATCTCGAGCAACATCAACAAGGGCCACTATGATTACTACTACCTTGTTCTTGCTGGTTTGAGCATGGCTAACATGTTGTATTTTCTCGGTTGTAGCGCCGCGTTCGGGCCGTCGACCGAGGAAGGGAAGCTGCCGGAAGAGGAAGAGAATGGATTGTGA